The proteins below come from a single Tachypleus tridentatus isolate NWPU-2018 chromosome 13, ASM421037v1, whole genome shotgun sequence genomic window:
- the LOC143239713 gene encoding large neutral amino acids transporter small subunit 2-like isoform X1, producing MPRHLEERGTSESDCTSSSEGKVKLKREITLINGVAIIVGCIIGSGIFVSPRGVFAYCGESVGLSLVVWSLCGVFSMLGAMCYAELGTSILRSGGDYAYILEAFGPLTAFLRLWVALLIIRPTTQAILTLTFAYYIIEPIYQQCEPPDAAVRLLAALSLGFLTYINCRSVRWAMSIQDVFTGAKLLALIIIIITGIVCIARGETTYLKNSFQGDFKTEDITLAFYSGLFSYGGWNYLNFVTEELKDPHKNLPRAIWIGIPVVTFVYVFANVAYFTVVSPLEMLASPAVAVTFASKMFGVMAWIMPIFVGLSVFGGVNGVLFTSSRLFYVGAQEGHLPIIFGMIHFKRCTPTPSLIFTCVLSLVMLTTSDIYTLINYLSFIQWLWVGVAILGMMYLRWKKPYMPRPIKVSLAIPVLFFLCCVFLTVIPLYAQPMETGLGLLIILSGVPVYFILIKNKRKSATISSISGKITKELQKLLEVMTPEKEESLLTD from the exons ATGCCGCGTCACTTGGAAGAACGGGGAACAAGCGAAAGTGATTGTACCAGCAGTAGTGAAGggaaagtaaaactaaaaagagaaataactttaataaatggTGTAGCAATTATTGTTGGATGCATTATTGGGTCGGGAATATTTGTTTCTCCAAGAGGAGTTTTTGCTTATTGCGGTGAATCGGTAGGCCTATCTCTTGTCGTCTGGTCATTGTGTGGAGTATTTTCGATGCTAGGAGCCATGTGTTACGCCGAATTGGGAACTTCTATTCTACGATCTGGTGGAGATTATGCTTACATTCTCGAAGCGTTTGGACCTCTGACGGCATTCTTGAGACTGTGGGTTGCTCTTCTTATAATTCGACCAACAACGCAAGCTATCTTGACACTGACTTTTGCCTATTATATTATTGAACCTATTTACCAACAATGTGAACCACCTGATGCAGCAGTGCGACTTTTAGCGGCGCTCTCTCTTG GATTTTTAACGTACATTAACTGCAGAAGTGTACGCTGGGCCATGAGTATTCAAGACGTATTTACCGGGGCCAAGCTGTTAGCACTAattatcatcatcattacagGCATAGTCTGTATAGCACGag GCGAAACTACCTACCTGAAAAATAGCTTCCAAGGAGACTTTAAAACGGAAGACATTACTTTGGCTTTCTACTCGGGTTTATTTTCATATGGAGGATG GAATTATTTGAACTTCGTCACAGAAGAGCTGAAGGATCCACACAA AAATTTACCTCGAGCTATTTGGATTGGAATTCCGGTCGTGACATTTGTATATGTCTTCGCAAATGTTGCTTATTTTACGGTTGTCTCTCCGCTGGAAATGTTGGCCTCTCCTGCAGTCGCAGTG aCGTTTGCAAGTAAGATGTTTGGAGTTATGGCTTGGATCATGCCGATTTTTGTAGGACTGTCAGTGTTTGGTGGCGTCAATGGAGTTCTCTTTACTTCAAGTAG ACTCTTTTACGTTGGTGCTCAAGAGGGCCATCTACCGATAATATTTGGAATGATTCACTTCAAGAGGTGTACACCAACGCCATCACTTATATTTACG TGTGTGCTTTCTCTGGTGATGTTGACAACTAGCGACATTTACACACTAATTAACTACCTCAGCTTTATCCAATGGCTGTGGGTAGGCGTGGCCATCTTGGGGATGATGTATCTCCGTTGGAAGAAACCGTATATGCCTCGACCAATCAAAGTTTCCCTAGCGAtcccagttttgttttttctgtgttGCGTATTCCTCACCGTAATACCCTTATACGCTCAGCCTATGGAGACTGGACTAGGCCTATTAATCATTCTGTCGGGTGTACCAgtgtactttattctaattaagaACAAGAGAAAATCAGCTACTATCTCTTCCATATCAG gGAAAATAACAAAGGAATTGCAGAAACTTTTAGAGGTTATGACTCCGGAAAAAGAAGAATCATTACTGACTGATTAA
- the LOC143239713 gene encoding large neutral amino acids transporter small subunit 2-like isoform X2 gives MPRHLEERGTSESDCTSSSEGKVKLKREITLINGVAIIVGCIIGSGIFVSPRGVFAYCGESVGLSLVVWSLCGVFSMLGAMCYAELGTSILRSGGDYAYILEAFGPLTAFLRLWVALLIIRPTTQAILTLTFAYYIIEPIYQQCEPPDAAVRLLAALSLGFLTYINCRSVRWAMSIQDVFTGAKLLALIIIIITGIVCIARGETTYLKNSFQGDFKTEDITLAFYSGLFSYGGWNYLNFVTEELKDPHKNLPRAIWIGIPVVTFVYVFANVAYFTVVSPLEMLASPAVAVTFASKMFGVMAWIMPIFVGLSVFGGVNGVLFTSSSKTLLRWCSRGPSTDNIWNDSLQEVYTNAITYIYVCAFSGDVDN, from the exons ATGCCGCGTCACTTGGAAGAACGGGGAACAAGCGAAAGTGATTGTACCAGCAGTAGTGAAGggaaagtaaaactaaaaagagaaataactttaataaatggTGTAGCAATTATTGTTGGATGCATTATTGGGTCGGGAATATTTGTTTCTCCAAGAGGAGTTTTTGCTTATTGCGGTGAATCGGTAGGCCTATCTCTTGTCGTCTGGTCATTGTGTGGAGTATTTTCGATGCTAGGAGCCATGTGTTACGCCGAATTGGGAACTTCTATTCTACGATCTGGTGGAGATTATGCTTACATTCTCGAAGCGTTTGGACCTCTGACGGCATTCTTGAGACTGTGGGTTGCTCTTCTTATAATTCGACCAACAACGCAAGCTATCTTGACACTGACTTTTGCCTATTATATTATTGAACCTATTTACCAACAATGTGAACCACCTGATGCAGCAGTGCGACTTTTAGCGGCGCTCTCTCTTG GATTTTTAACGTACATTAACTGCAGAAGTGTACGCTGGGCCATGAGTATTCAAGACGTATTTACCGGGGCCAAGCTGTTAGCACTAattatcatcatcattacagGCATAGTCTGTATAGCACGag GCGAAACTACCTACCTGAAAAATAGCTTCCAAGGAGACTTTAAAACGGAAGACATTACTTTGGCTTTCTACTCGGGTTTATTTTCATATGGAGGATG GAATTATTTGAACTTCGTCACAGAAGAGCTGAAGGATCCACACAA AAATTTACCTCGAGCTATTTGGATTGGAATTCCGGTCGTGACATTTGTATATGTCTTCGCAAATGTTGCTTATTTTACGGTTGTCTCTCCGCTGGAAATGTTGGCCTCTCCTGCAGTCGCAGTG aCGTTTGCAAGTAAGATGTTTGGAGTTATGGCTTGGATCATGCCGATTTTTGTAGGACTGTCAGTGTTTGGTGGCGTCAATGGAGTTCTCTTTACTTCAAGTAG CAAGACTCTTTTACGTTGGTGCTCAAGAGGGCCATCTACCGATAATATTTGGAATGATTCACTTCAAGAGGTGTACACCAACGCCATCACTTATATTTACG TGTGTGCTTTCTCTGGTGATGTTGACAACTAG